A window of the Plutella xylostella chromosome 11, ilPluXylo3.1, whole genome shotgun sequence genome harbors these coding sequences:
- the LOC105387687 gene encoding lysosomal alpha-mannosidase, translating into MNKTAVVYSKHKRSPPDNLCSFQSCNQVKEGVLNVHIVPHTHDDVGWLKTVDQYYYGSRNNIQKAGVQYILDSVVKELWEDPKRRFIYVETAFFWKWWNKQNDATQQKVKTLVKEGRLQFIGGAWSMNDEATTHYQSTIDQFTWGLRKLKDTFGQCGIPTVGWQIDPFGHSREFASLLAGMGFQGLFLGRIDYQDKGARLRDRRMEMLWRGDDDLGEKSDIFTGVLYNTYSPPPGFCFDVLCGDEPVVDDVASPAHNVDRRVSALLQYINAEASHYRSGHIVLTMGGDFTYQDAGMWYTNLDKLIEHTNRVAEGKVHLFYSTPNCYLKAVHDANPTLPTKRDDFFPYASDPNSFWTGYFTSKPTIKLYEREGNNVLQMVKQLQVLAQLDSKNMDAIDELKSTMGVMQHHDAVTGTEKAHVAHDYERMLSAAVAGAVEVTAEAVNKLMSNNGTVDFKWHRCMLNESSCHVSEHSQRFMVSIYNPLAWKLDAIPVRIPVTEQKYRVTAPNGDYIETQLVPIPKEVIEIPTRKSTATHELVFVAIKVKPLGYKNFFVEVEPNTVKREKRSVNRETKDDKRKMDFYESVNDYWKNVREQSFVNIETIDAMDKKDVERPVKLNQDTGFDDEDEKEAKFENTEKVFVNTDNDKYLDPTLDILKDNKEDEANVNIAELQKLIKESRIVKQMKHKPAVKPVVNLPPLSEDEMRMLSDDPMIVQVYPEAEEVVMRDQASNASFNVENPAIYIPHPSGGFMSVSFDMAFYRAAIGDNRAPSRRSSGAYIFRPNVTKPFIYDKKCTSISGSIVNELRCVFTEYVSLSVRSYVHPLLVNWVEIDWVIGSIPIEDNIGKEIVAMYNSNMINNGEFYTDSNGRQMLKRKLNYRPQWNLTLDEPIAGNYYPVTNKISIEDDKYRFSVLTDRSEGGASLTEGQIELMLHRRLLEDDAFGVNEALNETANDQGLNVRGNHWLVLSDLKNKDSLIYERKKLLEHHLRPQMIFADTQISKEDYLKLKNCHGGVKYSLPIGLHLLTLEPWNDKQVLIRLENYLEKSDGKESIQFDIKKLFENVSLTAVKEVMLAANQNVGKERMRWNIETPFEDEERSESRETTGFEVILQAKEIKTFIVVIE; encoded by the exons GTTTATCTACGTAGAGACAGCATTCTTCTGGAAATGGTGGAACAAACAGAACGATGCGACGCAGCAGAAG GTTAAGACCCTGGTGAAGGAAGGCCGCCTGCAGTTCATCGGCGGTGCGTGGAGCATGAACGATGAAGCGACTACACATTATCAGAGCACTATTGACCAGTTCACTTGGGGGTTGAG AAAACTCAAAGACACATTCGGCCAATGCGGCATACCCACCGTAGGCTGGCAGATCGACCCATTCGGCCACTCGCGTGAATTCGCCTCCCTGCTGGCGGGCATGGGGTTCCAGGGGCTGTTCCTCGGAAGAATAGATTATCAGGACAAGGGGGCAAGGTTGAGGGATAGGAGGATGGAGATGCTGTGGCGGGGGGATGACGATTTGG GCGAAAAATCCGACATATTCACCGGCGTCCTATACAACACGTACTCGCCGCCGCCCGGGTTCTGCTTCGACGTGCTGTGCGGCGACGAGCCCGTCGTCGACGACGTCGCCAGCCCCGCGCACAATGTCGACAGACGG GTATCCGCCCTCCTCCAGTACATCAACGCAGAGGCTAGCCACTACCGCTCCGGCCATATCGTCCTGACCATGGGCGGGGACTTCACGTATCAAGATGCCGGGATGTGGTACACCAACTTGGACAAGCTTATTGA ACACACAAACCGAGTGGCGGAGGGTAAAGTGCACTTGTTCTATTCCACACCAAACTGCTACTTGAAGGCTGTGCATGATGcgaa CCCGACTTTGCCCACCAAACGAGACGACTTCTTCCCGTACGCTAGCGACCCCAACTCGTTCTGGACCGGCTACTTCACGTCCAAGCCCACCATCAAGCTGTACGAGCGCGAGGGGAATAACGTGCTGCAG ATGGTGAAGCAATTGCAAGTGTTAGCGCAACTGGATTCAAAGAACATGGATGCTATCGATGAACTTAAGAGCACTATGG GAGTGATGCAGCACCACGACGCGGTGACGGGCACGGAGAAGGCCCACGTGGCTCACGACTACGAGCGCATGCTGTCAGCCGCGGTCGCCGGCGCCGTGGAAGTTACTGCCGAGGCTGTCAA CAAGCTGATGTCCAACAACGGTACAGTTGACTTCAAGTGGCACCGTTGCATGCTCAACGAGTCCTCCTGCCACGTCTCCGAGCACTCTCAGCGATTTATG GTGTCAATCTACAACCCCTTGGCGTGGAAGTTGGATGCTATTCCAGTTAGGATACCCGTCACAGAGCAGAAATACAGAGTCACTGCGCCTAATG GTGACTACATTGAAACGCAACTGGTACCAATACCGAAAGAGGTCATTGAAATACCAACAAGAAAATCCACAGCGACCCATGAATTAGTCTTTGTAGCAATCAAAGTCAAACCTCTAGGATATAAGAACTTCTTTGTAGAAGTAGAACCAAATACAGTGAAAAGAGAAAAGAGAAGTGTCAATAGAGAGACAAAAGATGATAAAAGAAAGATGGACTTCTACGAAAGCGTCAACGATTATTGGAAAAATGTGAGGGAGCAGAGTTTTGttaatattgaaactatagATGCAATGGATAAAAAGGATGTAGAAAGACCGGTCAAGTTGAATCAAGATACAGGATTTGACGACGAAGACGAAAAGGAAGCTAAATTTGAAAATACAGAAAAAGTGTTTGTGAatactgataatgataaatatttaGACCCTACGCTGGATATCTTGAAGGATAATAAGGAAGATGAAG CGAACGTCAACATAGCAGAGCTTCAAAAGCTAATAAAAGAGAGTCGAATAGTGAAACAGATGAAGCACAAGCCAGCAGTGAAGCCAGTCGTGAACCTTCCGCCGCTCAGCGAAGATGAGATGAGGATGCTGTCGGATGATCCCATGATCGTGCAGGTGTACCCTGAGGCTGAGGAGGTTGTCATGAGGGATCAG GCATCGAACGCTTCATTCAACGTCGAGAACCCTGCCATCTACATACCGCATCCGAGTGGAGGATTCATGTCTGTATCCTTCGACATGGCGTTCTACCGCGCCGCTATTGGCGACAACCGGGCCCCCTCAAGGAGAAGTTCTGGCGCCTACATCTTTCGTCCTAATGTCACCAAACCCTTTATCTACGATAAGAAATGCACCTCCATCTCTGGTTCTATCGTCAATGAACTACGTTGTGTCTTCACAGAATATGTTTCTTTGAGTGTCAGAAGCTATGTGCATCCTTTATTGGTGAATTGGGTCGAAATAGATTGGGTTATCGGGTCGATTCCAATTGAGGATAATATTGGGAAAGAAATTGTAGCTATGTATAACAgtaatatgattaataatGGCGAATTCTACACGGACTCCAATGGAAGGCAAATGCTGAAACGAAAGCTGAACTACAGACCGCAATGGAACCTTACACTGGATGAGCCGATTGCCGGCAATTACTATCCGGTGACCAACAAAATCAGCATAGAAGATGACAAATATAGATTTTCAGTATTGACTGACAGATCTGAAGGTGGTGCGTCATTGACTGAAGGGCAAATAGAACTGATGTTACACAGAAGACTGTTAGAAGATGACGCTTTCGGAGTTAACGAAGCTTTGAATGAAACTGCCAATGACCAGGGTCTTAACGTTAGAGGGAACCACTGGCTAGTCTTATCTGATCTCAAAAATAAGGATAGTCTAATCTACGAAAGAAAGAAGCTTCTGGAACACCATTTAAGACCACAGATGATCTTTGCAGACACACAGATTAGCAAGGAGGATTATTTGAAGTTGAAAAACTGTCATGGCGGAGTGAAATACTCGTTGCCGATCGGACTCCATCTGTTGACTCTGGAACCGTGGAACGATAAGCAAGTTTTAATCCGATTGGAGAATTATTTAGAGAAGTCGGACGGCAAAGAAAGCATACAGTTTGACATTAAGAAGCTTTTCGAAAACGTCagtttgacagctgtcaaagaGGTTATGTTGGCGGCAAATCAAAATGTTGGTAAGGAGAGAATGAGATGGAATATTGAAACGCCTTTTGAAGATGAAGAGAGGAGCGAATCTAGGGAAACGACAGGTTTTGAAGTGATATTACAAGCTAAAGAAATCAAAACGTTTATTGTTGTTATTGAATAA